Proteins encoded by one window of Verrucomicrobiia bacterium:
- the truA gene encoding tRNA pseudouridine(38-40) synthase TruA, giving the protein MNPLKFKLTIAYDGAAYEGWQVQKTGTGVQQKVEEALARLFPSAPRVHGSSRTDTGVHALGLVAHFEVPRAEFKMPVVKLLLAINAWLPEDIRVLAAKRCPADFHARFDARGKQYRYFVWNHPAHNPLLRRNAWHVKPKLNVAAMRAAARHFVGKHDFRSFRANPDYDTESTVRTLTRCDVRRSGALLTFTIAGDGFLYKMCRGIVGTLVQVGSGRIAPGDMPRILAHRDRRVAGMTAPAHGLVLWQVFYGRKVKSSNK; this is encoded by the coding sequence ATGAACCCGCTCAAATTCAAACTCACGATCGCCTACGACGGCGCCGCCTACGAAGGCTGGCAGGTGCAGAAGACCGGGACGGGCGTGCAGCAGAAGGTGGAGGAGGCGCTGGCCCGGCTGTTCCCGAGCGCGCCGCGCGTTCATGGTTCCAGCCGCACCGACACGGGTGTGCACGCCCTGGGACTGGTGGCGCATTTCGAAGTGCCCCGCGCGGAGTTCAAGATGCCGGTCGTCAAGCTGCTGCTGGCCATCAATGCGTGGCTGCCCGAGGACATTCGCGTGCTGGCAGCGAAGCGGTGTCCCGCGGATTTTCACGCGCGCTTCGACGCCCGGGGCAAGCAATACCGCTACTTCGTCTGGAATCATCCCGCGCACAATCCCCTGCTCCGCCGCAACGCGTGGCACGTGAAACCGAAGCTCAATGTTGCCGCGATGCGCGCCGCCGCCCGGCACTTTGTCGGCAAGCACGACTTCCGCTCGTTTCGCGCCAATCCTGATTACGACACCGAATCCACCGTGCGCACGCTCACCCGCTGCGACGTGCGGCGCAGCGGTGCGCTGCTGACCTTCACCATCGCCGGCGACGGCTTTCTCTACAAAATGTGCCGTGGCATCGTGGGCACGCTGGTTCAGGTGGGTTCGGGACGGATTGCGCCCGGCGACATGCCGCGCATCCTCGCGCATCGCGACCGCCGCGTGGCCGGGATGACGGCCCCGGCACATGGACTGGTCCTGTGGCAGGTGTTTTACGGGAGGAAAGTCAAATCCTCAAACAAGTGA
- a CDS encoding tRNA (cytidine(34)-2'-O)-methyltransferase has protein sequence MHVVLLEPEIPPNTGNVARLCAATRTTLHLIEPFGFKLDDAALKRAGMDYWQHVTWRRWPDWNAFAASVAPDAPLWFIEQGGAQLYSEARFGPEDYLVFGRETAGVPAALLDANPDTWLRIPMFNPDARSLNLSNCVALVLFEALRQQGFAGGR, from the coding sequence ATGCACGTCGTCCTGCTCGAACCCGAAATCCCGCCCAACACCGGCAACGTCGCCCGGCTTTGCGCGGCGACACGGACCACGCTCCATTTGATCGAGCCATTCGGGTTCAAACTCGATGACGCGGCGTTGAAGCGGGCGGGCATGGATTACTGGCAGCACGTGACGTGGCGCCGCTGGCCCGATTGGAACGCGTTCGCGGCGAGCGTCGCGCCGGACGCCCCTCTGTGGTTCATCGAACAGGGCGGCGCACAGCTTTATTCTGAAGCCCGCTTTGGTCCGGAGGATTACCTTGTGTTCGGCCGTGAAACCGCCGGGGTGCCTGCCGCCCTGCTGGACGCCAATCCGGACACCTGGCTGCGAATTCCAATGTTCAATCCGGATGCGCGCTCCCTCAATCTTTCCAACTGCGTCGCCCTCGTGCTGTTCGAGGCGCTGCGGCAACAGGGCTTCGCGGGCGGAAGATAG
- a CDS encoding PAS domain S-box protein: MMNPSSAEGKWTERSTANAAALDESVAMFRLLFERSADAMTLQDPLTGSFVDANAASVRMTGAPNRAALLDSNPVLISPERQPDGALSAEKVKEVLRVAVERGSHRFEWVINRFDGTQLPVEIVLTLIRSGERPLLLSVSRDITERLRTEAELRAHQQLLVSVTDNLSEAIYRTGPNHELIFTNNAYLRLAGYASFEELRDCPREQLYAHPADRQRLLDLLTRHGAFHNEEIQYRRRDGAPWWGLTNSVAIHDEATGRVLYHVGSVADITERKRAADEVRELNATLERRIAERTAALTASEARLRTILEHAPEAIVVFDGDTGKFLNANRHALELYGCTPEELQTLTPAEVSPEFQPDGRRSAEAARDWMSQAITGKVPSFEWVHQHRSGRLVPTEVRLVRLPHEGRTLLRASITDNTEHKRTEEKLRRRGEQIQKHRDVLLKLARLDKSDFDRALAAITSCAASTLEVARVSYWSLAAQDAALVCELLHLGPEDRAVPEFKGTRLGAQDAPAYFSALALKRPIAANDVSVHPATEGLLASYLRPLNITSMLDVPVWVRGEVIGVICHEHTGPQREWSPEEVDFASSLAAMVSLAVEESQRARSERLLRESEEKFKALFALSPLGMARVSWDGRFLQVNDSFARIIGRLPAEVLQLSYWDVTPREYEAQELMVLDTIRRTGRFGPFEKEYLHRDGHRVPIVISGMLVKNAAGDNEIWGIVQDITQRRQSERALRESEEKFRALFMASSQGVMLHDERQYLEVNPAIVRMLGYDSAEELIGLHPGVTSPPVQPNGGDSMTEAQKHIDACLTHGHVRFDWVARRKTGENIPVEVFLTRIQWGGKQIIQAAVNDISQRKQAEAELRKALAHEKELGELKSSFVSMVSHEFRTPLGIIQSSAEILDDYLDRLEPAERREQLQSIIKNTRRMAGLMEDVLLVGRLDAGRMHFHPAPLDLAALCRQLVDEARATTDAPCPIEFFTSSLPAEARVDERLLRHILLNLLTNALKYSEPGQRVSFHAQGHGGNLEFIVADRGIGIPEAQQERLFEAFQRGSNVGNRHGSGLGLLIVKRCVDLHGGEIHVSSKPGEGTTVRVIIPSSPAA, from the coding sequence ATGATGAATCCGTCATCCGCCGAGGGTAAATGGACCGAAAGGTCCACCGCCAATGCTGCCGCGCTGGACGAGTCGGTGGCCATGTTCCGCCTGCTGTTCGAGCGCAGCGCGGACGCCATGACGTTGCAGGATCCGCTAACCGGCAGTTTTGTGGACGCAAACGCCGCGTCGGTGCGCATGACGGGCGCGCCCAACCGGGCCGCGCTCCTGGACAGCAATCCGGTGCTCATTTCGCCGGAGCGGCAGCCTGACGGCGCACTGTCCGCCGAGAAGGTCAAGGAAGTGCTGCGCGTCGCGGTGGAACGCGGCAGCCACCGCTTTGAATGGGTCATCAACCGCTTCGACGGCACGCAACTGCCCGTGGAGATCGTGCTCACGTTGATTCGCAGCGGCGAACGGCCCCTGCTCCTGTCGGTCTCGCGCGACATCACCGAGCGGCTGCGCACGGAAGCCGAACTGCGCGCGCACCAGCAGCTCCTCGTGTCGGTGACGGACAATCTCTCCGAAGCGATTTACCGGACCGGTCCGAATCACGAGTTGATTTTTACCAACAACGCCTATTTGCGTCTGGCTGGTTACGCCTCGTTCGAGGAACTGCGGGACTGCCCGCGGGAGCAGCTTTACGCGCATCCGGCGGACCGGCAGCGGCTGCTGGACCTGCTGACGCGTCACGGCGCCTTTCACAACGAGGAAATCCAGTATCGCCGCCGTGACGGCGCGCCCTGGTGGGGCCTGACGAACAGTGTCGCGATTCACGACGAGGCCACGGGCCGCGTGCTGTATCATGTCGGTTCGGTCGCCGACATCACGGAGCGCAAGCGGGCCGCAGATGAAGTCCGCGAACTCAACGCCACGCTGGAACGACGCATTGCCGAACGCACCGCGGCGCTCACGGCCAGTGAAGCGCGGCTGCGAACCATCCTGGAGCATGCCCCGGAGGCCATCGTGGTGTTCGATGGCGACACGGGAAAATTTCTCAACGCGAATCGTCATGCGCTGGAGCTTTACGGCTGCACGCCGGAGGAATTGCAGACCCTTACGCCGGCGGAGGTCAGCCCGGAGTTCCAGCCGGACGGCCGCCGGTCCGCGGAGGCGGCGCGGGACTGGATGAGCCAGGCCATCACCGGCAAGGTCCCGAGCTTCGAATGGGTGCATCAACATCGTTCCGGGCGCCTGGTTCCCACCGAGGTGCGACTCGTCCGGCTGCCGCACGAAGGCCGGACGCTGCTGCGCGCCAGCATCACCGACAACACGGAGCACAAACGCACCGAGGAAAAGCTGCGCCGGCGCGGCGAGCAGATTCAAAAGCACCGCGATGTGCTGCTGAAGCTCGCCCGGCTCGACAAATCCGACTTCGACCGCGCTCTGGCTGCCATCACGTCCTGCGCAGCGAGCACGCTCGAAGTGGCGCGCGTGAGCTACTGGTCGCTGGCGGCCCAGGACGCTGCACTGGTGTGCGAATTGTTGCACCTCGGTCCCGAAGACAGGGCGGTGCCGGAGTTCAAGGGCACGCGGCTCGGCGCCCAGGATGCGCCCGCCTACTTTTCCGCCCTCGCGCTCAAGCGTCCCATCGCGGCCAACGACGTCAGCGTTCATCCCGCCACCGAGGGGTTGCTGGCCAGCTATCTGCGGCCGCTGAACATCACTTCGATGCTCGATGTTCCCGTCTGGGTCCGCGGCGAAGTCATCGGGGTAATTTGTCACGAGCACACCGGACCTCAGCGCGAGTGGTCGCCCGAGGAGGTTGACTTTGCCTCGTCGCTCGCCGCCATGGTTTCGCTGGCGGTTGAGGAATCGCAGCGCGCCCGTTCCGAACGGCTGTTGCGCGAGTCGGAGGAAAAATTCAAGGCGCTCTTCGCCCTGTCGCCGCTCGGCATGGCGCGGGTGAGCTGGGATGGCCGTTTCCTGCAGGTGAACGATTCCTTTGCGCGCATTATCGGCCGCCTGCCCGCGGAGGTGCTGCAACTGAGTTACTGGGATGTCACCCCCCGCGAATACGAGGCGCAGGAGCTCATGGTGCTCGACACGATCCGCCGGACGGGCCGCTTCGGCCCGTTTGAAAAGGAGTATCTGCACCGCGACGGCCACCGCGTGCCGATTGTCATCTCGGGCATGCTGGTCAAAAACGCCGCGGGCGACAATGAAATCTGGGGCATCGTCCAGGACATCACCCAGCGCCGTCAGTCCGAACGGGCCCTGCGCGAATCGGAGGAGAAATTCCGCGCCCTGTTCATGGCCTCCAGCCAGGGCGTCATGCTGCATGACGAACGGCAATACCTTGAGGTGAATCCCGCCATCGTGCGCATGCTGGGATATGATTCCGCCGAGGAGCTGATCGGCCTGCATCCCGGCGTCACCTCGCCGCCGGTGCAGCCCAACGGCGGGGACAGCATGACCGAGGCGCAAAAGCACATCGACGCGTGCCTGACGCACGGCCACGTGCGTTTCGACTGGGTGGCACGGCGCAAGACCGGCGAGAACATTCCCGTGGAAGTTTTTCTCACGCGCATCCAGTGGGGCGGCAAACAAATCATCCAGGCGGCGGTCAACGACATCTCGCAACGCAAACAGGCGGAGGCGGAATTGCGCAAGGCGCTGGCGCACGAAAAGGAACTGGGCGAACTCAAGAGCAGTTTCGTCTCGATGGTTTCACACGAATTCCGCACGCCGCTGGGCATCATCCAGTCTTCGGCGGAAATCCTGGATGACTACCTCGACCGGCTGGAGCCCGCCGAACGGCGTGAGCAGTTGCAGTCCATCATCAAGAACACCCGTCGCATGGCGGGCCTGATGGAGGACGTGCTGCTCGTCGGGCGGCTGGATGCCGGCCGGATGCATTTCCATCCCGCCCCCCTGGACCTCGCGGCGCTCTGCCGACAGCTTGTGGACGAGGCGCGCGCCACGACGGACGCGCCCTGCCCAATCGAGTTTTTCACCTCCAGCCTGCCCGCCGAGGCCCGGGTTGACGAACGGTTGCTGCGGCACATCCTGCTGAACCTGCTGACCAACGCCTTGAAATACTCCGAGCCGGGCCAGCGCGTTTCGTTCCACGCGCAAGGGCACGGCGGCAACCTGGAATTCATCGTCGCAGACCGCGGCATCGGCATTCCCGAGGCGCAGCAGGAACGCCTGTTCGAGGCATTTCAGCGCGGCTCAAACGTGGGCAACCGTCACGGCAGCGGCCTCGGTCTGCTCATTGTGAAGCGCTGCGTGGATTTGCACGGCGGCGAAATTCACGTGAGCAGCAAGCCCGGCGAAGGCACCACGGTGCGGGTCATCATTCCTTCCAGTCCAGCAGCATGA
- a CDS encoding AsmA family protein: protein MKTETTGNAPTKRRWLKRLAFLAVGLVVLLVIGWLVVTSEAFFKGVVLPRVGKAINASITAEGASLSPFSQVDLRGLKVTTTGSTPLLAVNEVRARYHLTAMLGGTIKVDEVLIDSPVVTVEVAADGKSNVDPLMQGSKEKTPAQSAGKAPQIDLKSFQLKNAIVHFIRHHADGTRDEVNLTGINITLDDLKNGAAGRLGFALNADAALNPPVAAQRGTMQLKHAGNYTFTLGADLVPTQISGSDQTDVTGATGAFEGFAGAGMDLQVETTASEVKSLALKFRKAGATLGALQVAGPFDAARRTGKLNVALTGVDQQLLNLAGSLFGVDFGTTRISSSNVVEIAKGGTSITVNGQLLVADARIMRQSQTTPTLQVNANYGLAVDTDKKSAVLQALNLAGSQDGRPLVTSELSKPMTIAWGQAAADVGDATLALHLTGLNLADWRPFLGGSVSGGTIDATVKVLSQAAGKRLSIELVSDVQNVTTVSTTGETTAISTKPSLTANIALNNGTTAVNGQLTVAALRTRSGGHELRLPDTSATFDMTLTNQLLELKQLVARLAPSSRATNELSLTGRVDMSAPEAITGQLKLAADSLDLTPYYDLFTNAPAAAPAQPNAPAPAETEPAAMTLPFRDFTVEANIGRLYLREVEITNCQATVRLNGGQVTIKPVQLVLNGAPVTASADLDLGVAGFKYAVDFNAPGVPLAPLVNSFQPERKGQIGGTVTATGQLQGAGVTGANLKKNLAGQFSMLSTNLNLSLNNARMPVIKSLINVIVAIPDAIRNPTAAVGSLLSGLVGAKKGTGSGVVDEFLQSPINAIVAQGKAGGGKIELQQAVIESAAFRGGATGTIDIANVLSNSIMQFPVSVELGRSLSDKLGLTPAGTPTNAAYVALPEFVRMKGSLGVPKPDVNYLVLAQLALKTGGGILGKSGGAATSKAEGALGVIGGLLGEKTTAGTNTTTTATNAPAGSPAAEIIRGLGDLLGGGKKSDSNQTPATPKQ, encoded by the coding sequence ATGAAAACTGAAACGACTGGAAATGCGCCGACAAAACGTCGCTGGCTGAAACGCCTGGCGTTCCTGGCGGTGGGGCTGGTGGTTTTGCTTGTCATCGGCTGGTTAGTTGTCACCAGCGAAGCCTTTTTCAAGGGCGTGGTGCTGCCGCGTGTTGGCAAGGCGATTAACGCGAGCATCACTGCGGAAGGCGCGAGTCTGAGCCCGTTTTCGCAGGTGGATTTGCGCGGACTGAAGGTAACCACCACGGGCAGCACGCCCTTGCTGGCCGTCAACGAGGTGCGGGCGCGTTACCATCTGACGGCCATGCTGGGCGGCACGATCAAGGTTGATGAAGTGCTGATTGATTCCCCGGTCGTCACCGTCGAGGTGGCGGCGGACGGAAAAAGCAATGTCGACCCGCTGATGCAAGGCTCGAAGGAAAAAACTCCGGCGCAAAGTGCGGGCAAGGCGCCTCAAATCGACCTGAAATCCTTTCAACTCAAAAACGCCATCGTGCACTTCATCCGCCACCACGCGGACGGCACACGGGACGAGGTAAACCTCACCGGCATAAACATCACATTGGACGATCTGAAGAACGGCGCCGCAGGCAGGCTGGGCTTTGCGCTGAACGCGGACGCGGCCTTGAACCCGCCCGTCGCCGCCCAACGCGGCACGATGCAGTTGAAGCATGCCGGCAATTACACCTTCACGCTCGGCGCCGACCTCGTGCCCACGCAAATCAGCGGCAGCGACCAGACAGATGTCACGGGCGCCACGGGCGCGTTTGAGGGCTTTGCTGGCGCGGGCATGGATTTGCAGGTGGAGACCACCGCCAGCGAAGTCAAATCGCTGGCCCTGAAGTTTCGCAAGGCGGGCGCGACGCTCGGTGCCCTCCAGGTCGCGGGCCCCTTTGATGCCGCGCGGCGGACGGGCAAACTCAACGTAGCGCTCACCGGCGTCGACCAGCAGCTCCTGAACCTCGCCGGCAGCCTGTTTGGCGTGGACTTCGGCACGACGCGCATCAGTTCCTCCAACGTCGTGGAAATCGCCAAAGGCGGCACGAGCATCACCGTGAATGGCCAGCTGCTGGTTGCCGATGCCCGCATTATGCGGCAGAGCCAGACCACGCCGACGCTTCAGGTGAACGCGAATTACGGACTCGCCGTGGACACGGACAAAAAATCCGCCGTGCTGCAGGCGCTGAACCTCGCCGGTTCGCAGGACGGCCGTCCGTTGGTGACATCCGAATTGTCCAAGCCGATGACCATTGCCTGGGGCCAGGCTGCGGCGGATGTTGGCGACGCCACGCTGGCCTTGCATTTGACGGGCTTGAATCTCGCGGACTGGCGTCCGTTCCTGGGCGGCAGTGTGTCCGGCGGCACCATTGATGCCACCGTCAAGGTGCTTTCCCAAGCGGCGGGCAAGCGGTTGAGCATCGAACTGGTGTCCGATGTTCAAAATGTGACTACTGTTTCCACCACGGGTGAGACCACGGCCATTTCTACGAAGCCAAGCCTGACGGCCAACATAGCGTTGAATAACGGCACCACGGCGGTGAATGGCCAGCTGACTGTGGCGGCGCTGCGCACGCGCTCAGGCGGCCACGAATTACGGCTTCCCGACACGAGCGCGACGTTTGACATGACGCTGACCAATCAGCTGCTTGAGTTGAAGCAACTGGTGGCCCGGCTGGCACCATCGTCCCGCGCAACCAACGAATTGAGCCTGACCGGGCGCGTGGACATGAGCGCGCCCGAGGCCATCACCGGCCAGTTGAAGCTGGCGGCGGATTCGCTCGATCTCACGCCCTACTACGATTTGTTTACCAACGCTCCGGCGGCGGCCCCGGCCCAGCCCAACGCGCCCGCCCCGGCGGAAACGGAGCCGGCGGCCATGACGCTGCCGTTCCGCGATTTCACGGTGGAGGCGAATATTGGCCGGCTGTATTTGCGCGAGGTTGAAATCACCAACTGCCAGGCAACGGTGCGTTTGAATGGCGGCCAAGTCACCATCAAGCCGGTGCAACTTGTCCTGAACGGCGCACCGGTGACGGCCTCCGCGGATCTGGATCTGGGCGTGGCCGGTTTCAAATACGCCGTGGACTTCAACGCGCCCGGCGTGCCGTTGGCCCCGTTGGTGAATTCGTTCCAGCCCGAGCGGAAGGGCCAGATCGGAGGCACCGTGACCGCCACCGGACAACTGCAAGGCGCAGGCGTGACCGGCGCCAACTTGAAAAAGAACCTGGCCGGTCAGTTCAGCATGCTCTCCACGAATCTGAATCTCTCGTTGAACAATGCCCGGATGCCGGTCATCAAGTCGCTCATCAACGTCATCGTGGCGATCCCGGACGCTATTCGTAATCCGACGGCGGCGGTGGGCAGTTTGCTGAGTGGGCTCGTGGGCGCGAAAAAAGGCACCGGCAGCGGCGTGGTGGACGAGTTTCTCCAGTCGCCCATCAACGCCATCGTGGCGCAGGGCAAGGCAGGTGGTGGCAAGATCGAGTTGCAGCAGGCGGTCATCGAAAGCGCGGCTTTTCGCGGCGGCGCGACGGGCACGATTGACATCGCGAATGTGCTGAGCAATTCCATCATGCAGTTCCCGGTGTCGGTCGAACTGGGCCGCAGCCTGTCCGACAAGCTTGGTTTGACACCGGCTGGCACCCCTACCAATGCCGCGTATGTCGCGCTGCCGGAATTTGTGAGGATGAAAGGGTCGCTGGGCGTGCCCAAGCCGGATGTAAACTATCTCGTGCTCGCGCAACTCGCCTTGAAAACGGGCGGCGGCATTTTGGGCAAGAGCGGCGGCGCCGCCACCAGCAAGGCGGAGGGTGCGCTGGGCGTGATTGGCGGTTTGTTGGGCGAGAAGACCACGGCTGGAACGAACACCACTACGACAGCGACCAACGCCCCAGCCGGCTCGCCGGCGGCCGAAATCATCCGGGGACTCGGCGATCTGCTCGGCGGAGGCAAGAAGTCGGACTCCAATCAGACGCCCGCCACGCCAAAGCAGTGA
- the ruvX gene encoding Holliday junction resolvase RuvX codes for MRILALDHGTVRIGVALSDELQMIASPQEFIPAEPFANVLGRIRQLIREREVELILIGMPRNMDGSYGPAADKVREFATALKDAIAIPIKTWDERLTSAQANRALVAGGVRREKRKEKVDGMAAAILLQSYLDAISR; via the coding sequence ATGCGCATCCTTGCCCTTGACCACGGAACGGTTCGCATCGGCGTCGCGCTGAGCGACGAATTGCAGATGATCGCCTCGCCGCAGGAGTTCATTCCCGCGGAGCCCTTCGCCAACGTGCTGGGCCGCATCCGCCAGCTCATTCGGGAACGCGAGGTGGAACTCATCCTGATCGGCATGCCGCGCAACATGGATGGCAGCTACGGTCCGGCGGCGGACAAGGTGCGGGAGTTCGCCACTGCGTTGAAGGATGCCATCGCCATTCCCATCAAGACCTGGGACGAGCGGCTGACCTCGGCGCAAGCAAATCGCGCGCTCGTCGCCGGCGGCGTGCGCCGCGAAAAGCGGAAGGAAAAGGTGGATGGCATGGCGGCGGCCATTCTGTTGCAAAGCTACCTCGATGCCATCAGCCGGTGA
- the hemL gene encoding glutamate-1-semialdehyde 2,1-aminomutase, with protein sequence MISWSKSETLFAEALNYIPGGVNSPVRAFRAVGGQPFFVNHAQGCRVTTVDGDELIDYVGTWGPAILGHAHPRIIQAVQDAAAHGTSFGIPNPLEVTMAKLICAAVPSVEKVRMTNSGTEACMSAIRLARGFTKRDKIIKFDGCYHGHVDSLLVKAGSGALTFGHPDSAGVPAAFTQHTIVVPYNDADAVRAVFAANPGQIAGVIVEPVPGNAGLYLPRPGYLEFLRQITQEHGALLIFDEVMTGFRLALGGAQQRFGITPDLSCFGKIIGGGLPVGAFGGRTDIMDCLAPLGPVYQAGTLSGNPLAMAAGIANLEELQMGGAYCQLEELGQQLEEGMKSAAKSAGLDFTVNNCGSMFCGYFTRGPVWNLANAMKSDRERFKKFFHGMLNERIYLAPSQFEAGFISVAHTPADIDATVKAAAKVMKAL encoded by the coding sequence ATGATTTCGTGGTCCAAATCCGAAACGCTTTTCGCCGAGGCCCTGAATTACATCCCCGGCGGCGTCAATTCGCCGGTGCGCGCCTTTCGGGCGGTTGGCGGGCAGCCATTTTTCGTCAACCACGCCCAGGGCTGCCGCGTGACGACCGTGGACGGCGACGAGCTGATTGATTACGTCGGCACATGGGGGCCGGCGATTCTCGGGCACGCGCATCCCCGCATCATCCAGGCGGTGCAGGACGCCGCGGCGCACGGCACCAGCTTCGGCATTCCCAACCCGCTGGAGGTCACCATGGCGAAGCTCATTTGCGCCGCCGTGCCCAGCGTGGAGAAAGTCCGCATGACCAACTCGGGCACCGAAGCCTGCATGAGTGCAATCCGCCTGGCACGCGGCTTCACGAAACGCGACAAGATCATCAAGTTCGACGGTTGTTATCACGGCCACGTCGATTCGTTGCTGGTGAAGGCCGGCTCTGGCGCGTTGACCTTTGGCCATCCGGACAGCGCCGGCGTTCCCGCCGCGTTCACGCAACACACCATCGTGGTGCCTTACAACGACGCCGATGCCGTGCGCGCCGTGTTTGCGGCCAATCCGGGTCAGATTGCCGGCGTCATTGTGGAACCCGTGCCCGGCAACGCCGGCTTGTATCTGCCCCGGCCGGGTTACCTGGAATTCCTTCGCCAAATCACGCAGGAACACGGCGCGTTGCTCATCTTCGACGAAGTGATGACCGGTTTCCGCCTGGCGCTCGGCGGCGCGCAACAGCGTTTCGGCATCACGCCCGACCTGAGCTGCTTTGGCAAAATCATCGGCGGCGGCCTGCCGGTGGGCGCATTTGGCGGGCGCACGGACATCATGGACTGCCTGGCGCCGCTCGGCCCCGTCTATCAGGCCGGCACGCTCAGCGGCAATCCGCTCGCGATGGCGGCGGGGATTGCGAATTTGGAGGAACTGCAAATGGGCGGCGCGTATTGCCAGTTGGAGGAACTCGGACAGCAGCTTGAAGAAGGCATGAAGTCTGCCGCGAAGTCTGCCGGGCTTGATTTCACTGTGAACAACTGCGGCTCGATGTTCTGCGGTTACTTCACCCGCGGCCCCGTCTGGAATCTTGCCAACGCGATGAAGTCGGACCGCGAGCGTTTCAAGAAGTTTTTCCACGGCATGCTCAACGAACGCATTTACCTTGCGCCGTCGCAATTCGAGGCCGGCTTCATTTCCGTGGCCCACACGCCCGCGGACATCGATGCCACGGTCAAGGCGGCGGCGAAGGTGATGAAAGCACTTTAA
- a CDS encoding response regulator transcription factor: MKRILIIEDEPEMRRNLATILRLERFQPLTAEHGRAGLELALREKPDLILCDVMMPELDGYGVLKALRENAATRATPFIFLTARGEKPDVRAGMNLGADDYLTKPVAKGDLLNAISSRLKRADETAVPEFKPNFASARPLEQALGLTPRVAETLLWIAQGKTNGDIATILGISESTVKKHVLEIFARLGVETRSAASLRALEVLSSPDHRPLEH, translated from the coding sequence ATGAAGCGCATCCTCATCATCGAAGACGAACCCGAAATGCGGCGCAACCTCGCCACGATTCTGCGCCTCGAACGCTTTCAACCGCTCACGGCCGAGCATGGCCGCGCCGGACTGGAACTCGCCTTGCGGGAAAAGCCCGACCTCATCCTGTGCGACGTGATGATGCCCGAGCTCGATGGTTACGGCGTGTTGAAGGCCCTGCGCGAAAACGCGGCGACCCGCGCAACGCCGTTCATTTTTCTGACCGCCCGAGGCGAAAAGCCCGACGTGCGCGCCGGCATGAATCTCGGAGCCGATGATTACCTCACCAAGCCCGTGGCGAAAGGTGACCTGCTGAACGCCATTTCGTCCCGCCTGAAACGCGCCGATGAAACGGCCGTGCCGGAATTCAAACCCAACTTTGCCTCGGCCCGGCCATTGGAGCAGGCGCTGGGGTTGACGCCGCGCGTCGCCGAAACGTTGCTCTGGATTGCGCAGGGCAAAACGAACGGAGACATCGCCACCATCCTGGGCATCAGCGAGAGCACGGTGAAAAAGCACGTGCTGGAAATCTTCGCCCGGCTGGGCGTCGAAACCCGCAGTGCTGCCAGCTTGCGCGCCCTCGAAGTGCTCAGTTCCCCGGACCACCGGCCGTTGGAGCATTGA